In Heteronotia binoei isolate CCM8104 ecotype False Entrance Well chromosome 4, APGP_CSIRO_Hbin_v1, whole genome shotgun sequence, a genomic segment contains:
- the ASB1 gene encoding ankyrin repeat and SOCS box protein 1: MTAGSPSGRWLTQIVRTCQSVNLGGDLGPQSPSGSLNIISGNAGRNLKEWLKEQFCDQPIENCQDTRLHDAAYVGDLPTIQKLLQEDSFQSRINEKSVWSCGWLPCTPLRIAATGGHGHCVNFLIQKGAEIDLVDVKGQTALYVAVVHGHLECVRILLEAGADPNGSHHHRSTPVYHAARVGRADILRELIKYGANVDVNHHVTSATPSPSFKTLTCLVVCPLYISAAYHNLQCFKGLLEAGANPDFNCCGPVDIQNFSRGSAVCIMDAVLRHGCDKAFVSLLIDFGANLNLVKLETLEEGAAGRIRVNSEGMQLFKEARSCPRSLMSLCRVAVRRGLGKCRMHLISALPVPDSIKKFLLHQQ, translated from the coding sequence ATGACAGCGGGCTCTCCTTCTGGCAGATGGCTGACGCAAATCGTCCGGACGTGCCAGAGCGTGAATCTGGGGGGGGACCtgggcccccaaagccccagtGGCAGTCTCAATATCATAAGTGGAAATGCTGGTCGTAATCTGAAGGAGTGGCTGAAGGAGCAGTTCTGTGATCAGCCAATCGAGAACTGTCAGGACACCCGACTGCACGACGCTGCCTACGTGGGAGACCTGCCAACCATTCAAAAGCTGCTGCAGGAAGATAGCTTCCAAAGTCGCATCAATGAGAAATCAGTGTGGTCTTGTGGTTGGCTGCCTTGTACACCCCTGCGGATTGCTGCCACAGGCGGACATGGACACTGTGTGAACTTCCTTATTCAGAAAGGGGCCGAAATCGATCTTGTAGATGTGAAGGGACAGACTGCGCTCTATGTAGCTGTAGTGCATGGCCATCTCGAATGTGTACGCATCCTTCTGGAAGCTGGAGCTGACCCCAATGGGAGCCATCACCACCGCAGCACACCTGTGTACCATGCTGCCCGTGTGGGAAGAGCTGACATCTTGAGAGAACTAATTAAATATGGTGCCAATGTGGATGTAAATCACCATGTGACCTCAGCAACCCCCAGCCCTTCATTCAAAACATTGACATGCCTGGTGGTTTGCCCTTTGTATATTAGTGCAGCCTATCACAACCTACAGTGCTTCAAGGGGCTGCTGGAAGCTGGAGCCAACCCAGATTTCAATTGCTGTGGTCCAGTAGACATCCAGAACTTTTCCAGAGGCTCTGCAGTGTGCATTATGGATGCTGTCTTACGACATGGTTGTGACAAGGCCTTTGTCAGCCTCTTGATTGACTTTGGTGCCAACCTGAATCTGGTGAAATTGGAGACCCTTGAAGAAGGAGCTGCAGGAAGGATtagagtgaactcagaaggcatgcAGTTGTTCAAAGAAGCCAGGAGCTGTCCCAGAAGTTTGATGTCTTTGTGCCGTGTGGCAGTGCGGAGAGGTCTTGGCAAATGCCGCATGCATCTAATATCTGCTCTTCCTGTTCCAGACTCTATTAAGAAATTTTTACTTCATCAACAGTGA